A stretch of Mycobacterium sp. ITM-2016-00316 DNA encodes these proteins:
- a CDS encoding cytochrome P450, translating into MTSTADPQMLLLQMLDPVNRANPYPLFAQIRELGPLLMPESNMTVFSSFADCDEVLRHPDSCSDSMKSSVVQRQLASGAVPPRGNTPGFLFLDPPDHTRLRKLAQQAFAPRVVRALEPEIAATVDGLLDAMADAGSADLISGLAYPLPVAVICRLLGVPVEDESRFSSAAALVAQALDPIMSITGAPDPEADARLDAGAWLREYLGELVEQRRADPREDLISALIAAEEGGDQLTADEIVATCNLLLIAGHETTVNLIANAAQEMLRTPEHWSALAADAELAGAIVEETLRFDPPVQLVMRIAGADMRIGDVDIAAGDTMLLLLAAAQRDPDMYDEPDRFRPGRESLRHLSFGLGPHFCLGAPLARLEGRVALSKLTARFPRARLSAEPVYKPNVTLRGLATLSVALQ; encoded by the coding sequence ATGACAAGTACTGCGGATCCGCAGATGCTGCTGCTCCAGATGCTCGACCCCGTCAACCGGGCCAACCCCTACCCACTGTTCGCGCAGATCCGTGAGCTCGGACCGCTGCTCATGCCGGAATCGAACATGACGGTGTTCTCGTCCTTCGCCGACTGCGATGAGGTGCTGCGGCATCCGGACTCGTGCAGCGACAGCATGAAATCCTCTGTCGTGCAACGACAACTGGCGTCCGGCGCGGTGCCGCCTCGTGGAAACACACCCGGATTCCTCTTCCTGGACCCGCCGGATCACACTCGGCTGCGCAAGCTCGCCCAGCAGGCGTTCGCGCCGAGGGTGGTGCGGGCGCTGGAGCCCGAGATTGCCGCCACGGTCGACGGACTACTTGACGCGATGGCCGACGCCGGCTCGGCCGATCTCATCTCCGGGCTGGCCTACCCGCTGCCGGTGGCCGTGATCTGTCGACTGCTCGGTGTGCCGGTCGAGGACGAATCGCGGTTCAGCAGTGCCGCTGCCCTGGTGGCACAGGCGCTGGACCCGATCATGTCGATCACCGGCGCCCCCGACCCGGAGGCCGATGCCCGCCTCGACGCCGGCGCATGGTTGCGCGAGTACCTGGGTGAGCTGGTCGAGCAGCGGCGTGCGGACCCCCGGGAGGACCTGATCTCGGCGCTGATCGCCGCTGAGGAGGGCGGCGATCAGCTGACCGCGGACGAGATTGTCGCGACCTGCAATCTGCTGCTCATCGCGGGACACGAGACGACGGTCAACCTGATCGCCAATGCGGCGCAGGAGATGTTGCGGACGCCGGAGCACTGGTCGGCGCTGGCCGCCGATGCCGAACTGGCGGGTGCGATCGTCGAGGAGACGTTGCGGTTCGATCCGCCGGTCCAGCTGGTCATGCGGATCGCCGGAGCGGACATGCGCATCGGGGACGTCGATATCGCGGCGGGCGACACCATGCTGTTGCTACTCGCCGCCGCGCAACGCGATCCCGATATGTACGACGAACCCGACCGGTTCCGGCCCGGCCGGGAATCGTTGCGCCACCTGTCCTTCGGGCTAGGCCCGCATTTCTGCCTGGGTGCACCGCTGGCGCGGCTGGAGGGCCGGGTGGCGCTGTCGAAGTTGACCGCGCGATTCCCGCGGGCGCGACTGTCCGCCGAGCCGGTGTACAAGCCGAATGTCACCCTGCGGGGGCTGGCTACGCTTTCGGTTGCCTTGCAATAG